ttcaatcacctgctattaaaaagagtaaacccaTTAGCACAGATAATACATCAAAATAgatgcaaaataaacaaaacatacttagaaaataacatggtatgacaaataataaatcaattagtatggatcatacatgtattagaaataatcatcatcatTGAGATTAGCtagatcataagtctcatcatcactatcacgcatGTCGATATAATCATCCCCATGCTTcgaaggaggaatgtcgtcatcaccgTCATTGCTTAAATGTAATCACTGAAGTAATTcaaagtccttcacattctgaacctcatCTCCAGCGTCCTCGTTAGCACCACTTTGATTGTCTACTTCCatacatagacatattgtgcatacacatatatgaaaaatattacattgcatcaactctccaagttcaacattttggatcaactattctgaacccgagtcttgatggtgatgcagatttgatccatcattatcaaATTCTCCATCTAGATTTACTACCtcatccagaagaaatccactaagttgttcttgaattgccctgattatTTCCATCTCaaggagttcttccttcatgtgtACAATCTATATAtttagcaaaggttattatattacATCAATAGATCtacacaattagaactaatttattgttaagaaatttgtatacataCTCTGAATTCATGGTcagttatacgcttgggacctacaaagccatggatgaactcacatacgtagtatccgcataaattattccccgggttctgtctcaaacactaaacatatggcaaaagaagttataaaatatttgttgtgttcaaggaagtgacatgagatgtgcaaattcaatacatactaGGAATTCAaagtggatatgaagttgctccttgaattcacctgagtgatgttgacGGAAACGAGCCCATGCTCTGTTAAGCATTTCTATGAGGTCGGTGTATTGATTTCGTGGTCTCCTTAGAGAGTCTAAGATATGGACCATGCCTCaatcaaccacgataacaagaAGCATCCAGTGGAAGTTGTACATATATGTATAGttaaaagctatttagtcttatttttaactactagttcgaaaaataaaagagatgggaaacacgctcacttgaagttgtacgacagaagtatgtacttcttgtaatgttgcttgtccaagaaattatatatattcttcaaggtccaattttatttatcaaTTACATTTGCCTCGTTTATAACATCCGGGTCCATGAAACCGACGTTATACAATCCTGTCCTCCGACaagcttgaatctccatcctgcatgatacaaaatagaatagaagataagacatcgcacaatgactaaagcggggattttgaagttagagcaaagtaaacacttacagaacccaggaactgatgagtgatttgtcaagtgcgtcttgattgtaaaggaaataaatttcctcgagcggcacatttataatggcatcaccaAGGAAATAATACTGATCTCCAATCTGAACTTTTAGCATGAGTAAACTggtggctgaagcctccatgtagcattggtgcaatttgtacatcttcattggaagatggtccaccaactgcggctACAAAAGCTCTTTCCCTAACTGAAATTTCTATTTACCAGCCCCAaggtgctttgggatgtgatcctcccctcgatgTTGAGCtgcggtgagatttgtatctttggagaaTAGAAGCcggttcttatcaaactccgaaagcacctggagcagggcaatcgattggttggattgagtTCCcagctgtggaatacttgacccactttttttcttcttctaaaaaGCCTTTGTAATTGTACGGTCATAGTCAAATAGCAGTGGTTTCTctggctttttctttttctccaactccatACCTCTAATGAAAGCCcgaaatttaaccttatcaagtggtggatctttcttaaTAGGAGGCTTTGGTGTGATGTGAGATTTAACCTAAGCATCCACTACTGCATCGAGTTCTGCATCAGTCATATCATTAGGTTTCTTAGGCTCTGGTTGCTTCccttccgcttcttcttcttcttctttgtaggCGCAGTAGGCGGAACTAAAGGCGTCTTTCgccgtgtagccttgctcataatagggggaggtggacttatgctaggatccctatcagCTGATGGAGagcgtggactcatgctaggatccctatcagctggtggactcatgctaggatcgcTATCAGCTAGTGGAGAGGTTTCCCTGGTAGATggtgtaggtgatcttgcccatgagccttgaggagatgattcCAAGGTCAGGGGATTCAGTGCGAAATCCTTATGTAGCACTTGAACCATAGAATCCAGCTGGGGCTTCCATGGAAGTGACGCTAAGAGGGGCTTATGTCAACATTAGCCCCTAATGATGTAGatgcttgttcactggcttgtttgctaagagctataTCCACACGCGGGTTGATTGCTTCCTCCGTTCTTGCCTGTGTCAATGCTacatgttcttgcaactctcgcagctgtcatgcatgttcggccttacttctttggcgaattctgtaggaatcaatgtgctcacgaaaggcaaactttcgtggaattactcctttgcctcggcaacATCCAAGGTGTTCTAGATTACCttgtgccatagtcagctcatCCTTCTCTCAATCAGGCACGAAAGATCCTTCAGTTgtagcctttattaactcaacaagcctcgtagccgcttctcttaattcttggccgaacacaaatgatccatcttcaggATTGAGCGTGCCACCATGAGCATAATATCAATGATTTGCTTGCTCCGACCATTCGAGAGTCGCCGGTactattcccttagcaattatgtcGTCTTacatcctctgccatttgatgatcctcttcttgtaacctcctggcccaaaaggatgaaagtatttcttctaacgagcattgtcggtgttggttTTACTTGCCTTAGTGCTCTTTTGCGACTGCTCaaactgcacaaatgaatcccaGTCACCTAttaacttcgggtgcttcgtgaaatctggTATAAGGgccttctttatgtagtctttaaTCAGGTTTTTCTTGTACGTCTAAAAAGCAATTACACCCTTTTGAAAGCCCtaatctttcactttttctccatctacaccttcgaacatgaagttttcttttatctccTCCCATATCATTTTCTTCTCTTGCTCAGGGACCGTGCTTGTGGGGACCACGCTCTCATCAATttcagggcttttccaattttgaaagcttattgggatgttatccctaacaagaaaTCCAATTTGATTTACCAATTTGATCTTAGCATTGTGTGGAGTAGTTGGTTCACCCTCTTCATTAATTTCTgtgatgatgatacggccctctaacttcttcttcggGCCTCGTTTCCGTTTAGGCCTACTCGATCCAAAGggctgaaaaatgaaagaactattaaatcccaataatcttgataagtagagaattcaaatcatgtttacgtattataattgctatacctcgaTCATTGCCTCCCTtggcaattggttgctcctcatttCTATCACCAGatatgttgaggtagatgtcagtctaGCTGTGATGGACCTCTTCGTTTGGCAGATCAATCGtgcgaccttgagcaatcaagtccattaggtattcctcatcCAATCGGGCCTGCTCGTCCTCTGATCATGCCATGGTAactaatataaaataaaaagaattattctaagaatgactagaacttatataattttcaaacaataaatgactaaaaaaataaaacacttaTACATTTTGTTGCAATAAATAAGTACAACAATATTTACtgtgaattgctagtaaatgataacaaaaaaagaatgactaaataaaacttatacattttgtaacaataattgactatagaattaatgactaatatttatacattttgtaacaataattcaCTACAAAGAAGAATGGCTAAAACttatacattttttaaaaataaatgactaaaaaaatgacaataaatgacaataaaaaatgactaatacttatacaatttgttataaTAAATGACTAATCAATGTTGTACATAGATCAAATTACAATTAATAGGCTTTTCCAAcaatttttctttaatttctagctaattcaacaattttatccacatttctataatttattAAACTACACTCTAGCTTAATTTGTGGCATAATAAAAGAATTATACTAAGCAGTAGGCAGTTTACAGTAGGGagtggacggcgccggcggctgcgtGGTAGAGACGGCGCTGGGGGCGGACAGGGTGGTGCTGGGGGAGCGGACGGCGCCGGGTCGGGGAAGGAGGAATGCGTCGGAGCGGGTCGGGGCGCGGTAGCGTCATGGGGAGGAGGGCCGGCGGAGAGGCAGCGGTGTTGGGGAAgagggccggcggaggggccgcGTTGTCAGGAAGGGGAGGGTCGGCGGAGGGGTTGGCATTGTCAGGCCAAGGAGGGCCGCCAGAGGGGCAGCATCGTCGCGGACACTGAGGAGAGAGAAGCACCCGTGGAGTGGAGTATGGGGCATGGCGGCATCACGGGGTTGAAGGCCAACGGAGGGGCGGCGTCGTAGGGTTCAGAGGAGGGCCGCTGGAGGGGCGCAGTGGCGTACGTCGTCAGGGAGAAGGGCCGGCGTGCGGAGGGGCAGTGTCGTTGCGGCCTCTGGGGAGGATGCGGTTggcggggagaggaggagcgcaGCTGCCGGTGTCGTTGGGCCGAGGATCGGAGAGCGTGGCAGCGGTGGCGGATCAGGGCTGATGACGCAGACGATTAAGTGTTTGGGGGCAAGGAAGACGATGGGGTTATAtgatcggtactaaaggcctaccctttagtactaggtCCAGCTAGCACCTGGTAACGAAActgccccctttagtactgggtatttttatcacccggtactaaagggctttGTAGCCCACTGTTCTGGCAGAGGCGGTCGACCCTAGTGGAGGAGGCGGTAGGCGCGGCAGCCACTCCAACCCCAGCcttggcggcggaggtggccagCGCGACCACCTCGGCCCAACCCCGGCAGCGGGGGGGCAAGCGCGGTGGCCACCTCCGCTCCGGCGGTGGAAGGTGCCAGCGCGGCCACCAGCAGCGCGGGTGACCAGCCGGCTCTAGGCAGTGACAGACGGCCCGGCCCAGGCAaggccggccggcgcaggcggctCCACCTCCACGGTGGGAATGGCTGGCGCGGCATAGGCGAGGCCAGCCACCGCGTGCGGCCCTGAGCCTAGTGTCGAGGCCAGCCATTGCGGGCGGCTCCACGACCATGGCGGGGACGGCCGTCGCGGCCCAGGTGAGGCCCTGGAAATAGCTTTACAGGGGCGGGCCTGGTACTTGCTCCTGCAAacagctatttgtagctgcgaaagCTAGGAGTGGGTGGCGTGGCCACCCTGTAAATGTTGTTTCAACCGCCCCTGGAATTTGTTTTTGTAGTAGTACCCATCTAAGGATGTATAGAGCAACTCCATCAATAGCCCTTAAATCAACACTACTAAAGGTCAAATGAGGTTCCCTTAAGGGTCACAAAAATGCCTTCAACTCTAGCAATAGCCCGCGTGGATACCTCTAGGAAGGTAGGGGAGGGAATTTGGAGACCTCCTCAAAATAGGGAGAGTAATATAGAGGGTTTGCTAGAGTTTCTCTAATCTTGGCACTTAAGACACATAAAACATACCCTCTCCATCAATCAATTTAGTCATCACCGTTTTTTTTTTCGCCGTGACAGCACTCGTGGTGGTGGGGTGGGCGGCCCACGATTTTATTGAATAGATTAGGAGAAGAGCGACGCATTGGTTCCATAGTGTGATCCGAATGGACATGCATGCCCTATCTGAGACCACGTCGGCTCAAAATTTCTTTTGCGAAAATGTTGATCAAAGTTGGATGGATGGAGTGTCTGTTAAAAATAAATCCCTGGATGAAGTCGATGTGGTTGATGAATAAATTATAGAGAATACATGATGTTTTTTGACCTTTGCTCGTTTCATATAGAATTTAATAACAAGGAGAGTCTATTTGATATTACTTTCAGCTGCTGCATTTTTTATCCACATACTATCTTTGTTTCGTCTCATTCAGCATAAAGATACAATCTGAGATCCTTCAGGACAACAATCGAGGTTTTGCTTTGTTCTTGGAGTAAGCTGATAGCACTATATCCTGTCTTGATTTATGGCTGGCCAGTGGTTGTCATCCATTTGCATGACATAAATTTCTGCAGTTTAAATGTTTAATAGAAGTCCAGCATGTGTGGTTCAAATGTGGCCAAATCATTGGATGTATAACAGCTTTGCTACATGCCACATGCACGCTTACAATCACAAGGTTGTTATCCGTAGATTTAACATCCCGGTACAATTGTACAAATAGAAAAGTTAGTGTGGTAATTCCAAAGATCACTAGCGTATATTTAATTAAGTTAATTGCTAAGCCTGATACGAATATGACATGCGAAATCACTGTGAAACAATATATAATCCGATATAACAACGAGCTGGAGCAGACATCTTTCATGCCAGCAAGTACGTCCAAGTAATTGCTGATATAGTAGCTGCAGCATATACCATGTGTATACCTAATATGCTCTCATGAAGGTCTGAGCGCAAAACTAGGGATATCATTAGGAAGGGGACAGTGATGTATCTTTTTATGTTAGTAGGGATATCTTATTGTATCTTGGACCGAACCATCAAACTCATAGAGTTTACTCTATGTTAACTGCATAGTTTCTGTAACCATATATTGTTCTTAACGCATGAACAACTTACCATGTCATAGCGATGATAACAAGTCAGATTCGCAACACATCACATCTTAAATAAGGTCACTAGGCACTAACTTAATCATTGCATTTTTGTTTCCACTTCAAGCCTGTGTGTAACCATCAACATCTATAAATATGGCCATATACGACTCATGGAAGCACACATCTACTGAGAAAATTAGATATACACTCTAGCTAGTGTCAGAGTAACAAGAGAGCGAGCAATGGCGGTCTCAAGGGTGTCACTCCTCATCCTCATGGCGTCGGTCTTTTTGGCTTCCATTGATGGGGCAAATGCGCAGGAGGCACACGGCGTCTTAGCGACGTACAACCTGTACAACCCGGAGCGCATCAACTGGGACATGCGAACGGCTAGCACATTCTGTGCAACGTGGAACGCTGACATGCCGTTGGCCTGGCGGAAGCATTATGGGTGGACGGCGTTCTGTGGCCCTGCCGGTGCACATGGCCAACCCTCCTGTGGCCGCTGCCTCCTGGTATATGATTTGCATGCATTCTGTCTCTCACACGCACGGAGAGCGTAACAAGAGTTTTGTTGAACAGGTGACTAACATGGCGACAGGGGCGAAAACGGTGGCGAGGGTGGTGGACCAGTGCGACAACGGTGGGCTGGACCTGGACATCTCCGTGTTCCGCCAACTTGACACCGATGGAGGTGGCATGTTCAATGGACACCTTTCTGTCGACTACGAATTCGTCGATTGCCACGACTAAAAAACAACATATATTCTCGGCTGGCATAAACAGATGCATGTATAATGCGCATGTGCATAAACAGATGCATGTATAATGCGCATGTTATCAACCTTCTGAATAAATCTCTTGAGAAACAAACCATTGTAATAATAAAGGTACATGGAATGCAAGAGAACGTCAAATTTTGATCAAGTGTAACAATAGAAGTTACATGGAAGTGAACCATGTTTTGGGCGCAGCCACGCCGTGTTTTTTGTTTCATCAAACAACACCAAATGGACAGATTGTAGATTTTCCATTCTTAAGCATAATGGCATTCTTTAGGTTTAAGATTTATGAGTTCACCAGAGCATGTTAGGTTgactcaagaaaaaaaaaccataaTCATCCTTTTAAGATCTACTAGCTAGGGGATCCAAGTCTGGTTCAACACCAGCCGAAATACACACAAAAGAAAGCTTCTTGAAGTAAGGACTCCCTACTGGAAAACTCggcattcgtcccgaggctttgtaccggttggtttttgacccggaactaatgtgagcattagtatcaGGTCTAgcgactaaaggtcacccattagtactgggtggaggctccacccggtactaaaggtcctcaggcAAATTAGTAATgggtaacctttagtaccggtcactggtagagaattggcctttagtccaggttggtagggtgcatatctctcgaaaatccatctgggataaaccaaccgggacaaaagggggggtctttagtcccgggtcttttaaccgggagtaaaagtccccctttagtcccggttggtgacaccaaccgggactaaagggcctgccacgccaggcgtgGGATAGGcctagtcccggctggattccaaccgggactaaatggcgcctgcatggcactgccgtggcgcctgaatttttcatgcatacatcacgtatacgtagtatcgcggcccttttaatttgttaacctttagtagttgagatttttttagaacgaaatcaactagtatctaaacgaatgggatttgtaat
This genomic window from Setaria viridis chromosome 8, Setaria_viridis_v4.0, whole genome shotgun sequence contains:
- the LOC117833978 gene encoding pathogenesis-related protein PR-4 gives rise to the protein MAVSRVSLLILMASVFLASIDGANAQEAHGVLATYNLYNPERINWDMRTASTFCATWNADMPLAWRKHYGWTAFCGPAGAHGQPSCGRCLLVTNMATGAKTVARVVDQCDNGGLDLDISVFRQLDTDGGGMFNGHLSVDYEFVDCHD